GAAAgtgtttttccattttttttttcttctgttcaaataaatataacaattagtattagtttatcatagatctatatcaataaaaatttgagtTCAAGCAAAACCAAACTTTCCGTAAAAGAGTCAATTGACTTAACTACAAATATGCTGCAGATAAACAAAACTTGTATAAAAGAGCTAACATTTTTACAGCTAATGATATCAATTCAAGCgttaaaattcataatactgttgattattatttattctACAAGTTTGGATGCTCATAGGGTTGACCAATCATAATTCATTCctatatttagaatattaaacaTGGTCAAATTCCACCATTAAATGAGTGAGTTATTAATGGTATTTTTTGTCTAATCTAATACTACTAAAAAATTGTCATGTTTAACTTTAATGAGCATAAAGAAAAAGGGGATTTGTTTTGATGTGGGAAATGAAGGTTAATAATGGCAGTACGAATCTAATTAGgcatttatagaaaaaatagtAAATGGCATATCAAAAAATTCTAACAATCATATGAACTTCAAAaggcattattattattatttttttttgataaaaatagctTTTATTAGAACTTTGAGAGTTATAGCAGAATACaaagaataataataagcaGCTAGCTTGTACCATTACAGGTTGACCAGTTCTTGATTGTTGAACTACTAAAAAGAATTTGGATTAAGGAATAAGGAAAGCTAGGCACATCTTAAACCAAACAAAAGATCCATAAAAGATCAAATCATAAACTTTCTCAAGTTCTAAACTAGAATTATCAAATactattttgtttctttctaGCCATAGTCCACAAAACGACAGCCGTAAAAAGGGATTATTTAtgtatcatttaattaataaaaaacactataatactaataaaataaaaacaaactcataCCATATGATCTCTCAGCCGAGCAAAGCTTTTTGTCCCCGTGTATGGCGGCATAGAACGCTTGCATCTATTTGTCTTATTTTTGTTGCTTCTCTCCTAAagaaaaacaatgaaaaattttcagaatttataTTAGCTAACAGAAactgaattcatataaaataaattattaaattttacacgAATTTTTAATACCTGAAATGCATTTTCTATCCAAAGATTAACCAAATGCTTCCAATCTTTTACATCCATATCCTTAGGCTTGTTTCGGAGACGAAGTGAATAAGTTGCCTTTGAATCAAAATACTTCTTCTTCAACTTATGCCTATAATTCCTATATAATGCATTCATATGACCGAAAATTGCTCCCTTTCTTGCATCAGAATACTCAAAAGTGAACTTTTCCTTTTAGCAAAGAAGTAAGAAATAAATATTATGATACTTAatagaactaaaaaaattataatcattttataatggatgtaatttaatataaattttcgtACCAATATGGTAGACCACATGTGGTCGAGCTTATCATCGGTAATCTTATTCCATTGTTTCACTTGCAATGGATAACACGACACACTTCTAATAATTTGTCCTAAAAACCAAACAAATGCAGTAGCATTATCACCAATAGCTTGATCATCTTCATCAAATTCTACTGGCAATTTTTGCCCATTCTCCAATTGTGTGATTTTCAAGCATCGTGTTGGTCctctagtttttcttttaattgtattggaacctatttcaaaacaaaagtaaaataataatcatataataACAAGAATTTCTATACATAGAACAAGTAAACataatcaattatttaaataaaattaaatgagtaaacCTGTTGCTGCAGTTGCATTTGGATTTTGAAGTTGATTAGAAGTGTGATCAACAGTAACTGCGGGTAGCTCGTCACCAAGTCCATTTGGTAAAATATCATAATCTCGAAATAGAGTGTATATATCAATGGGTTTCGAAGGGAACTTCTTATAACTATCCATCATATTTTTCACATCTGTATCATCTTTAACCTCTATCAATGCATCAAGATCACTAAGAGCTTTATCAGCcttcaagtaataaaatttatctcctTTTATAACATCAAATCCACAATCCTTTTTCAAGTCATCCAATATATCAAAAAATGAGAtgaaatcaacatcaaaattagGTTTCTCCATGAACCTACCATTTTCATATATTCTATTtggtgaaaatataaaatggccTTCATAATGATACCTCATTGTCTTCTGACTAGTATTccctaaaaaaaaattgaagttagccatctaattatttatgaaaacaacttaaaatttataaatcacataaatattatttaccttGAAAATTTGAAGCTGATTTTGGTGTAACTCTTGAGTTTCTTGAAAGTTCTGGTTAACATTATTTTCAGTCTCATTTTCCAAGTTAATATTGATAGAATTCCCTTTCCGCAACTTGCATCATCGAGCCATGatgtttgcttctgcttcatggaaaaaattaaatattacacatagaggataaattaatataaaaatagtgaATCAAAGCTTTTTAACAGATGAAAAACGAATGAAAAGTAAATATCAGATGCCTTTCACGTGTTTAACCTAGAACAATTACAatgaaacattaattttaaggcttttgtaattttaaacatACCTGATTGGATTTGATAGTGGGAGCTTCTCCTTTTGATAATGGACAGAAATTGAAAACTGAATGAATCATGAGTGAGAATGAATCAGTAGCGGCTGTAGGGagggaatttttaattttaaggttttcattCCCCCAagccaaaaatatatatattagcaaGCTTATCATTATATTGCCGCCACTAATTGATAGGGTtccctttattaattaatataatattttttatttttatttttttgtaattaaaatattttatatttttaattaaataagcaaaataaaataattttaatttatttaagcaGATTCAAAATCAACGCTATGAATttgtttttaaaagaaaaaaaatcatgaccACACCTTTGTAGAGCTGtatttttaacatcaaaataaatttattttcaaaaaaaaaactttaaaattaatttatacgcaaaatacaaatatgtaggtaaaaaaaaattcatgtaaaaaaaaatgtaaGTGTGCCAAATTTGACATAATTGTGTTTTTTGATGGAATAAGACCCTAAAGGTGTTAAATCGTTGGTTAAAAATTTGGAATAATTttggtataaatttaatttatatattgtggATAAAGAATTTTGGTTTTTTGGTTACCGATTAGTAATTATGTTCAGTAATTAGTAATtctgtaaaaaattttcaattaccaTAATTTCTAAATTTGCTAATTGGTCATGGTGATGGTTATAAAATGCTCACCTTTAAGCATATGGTAGTGTAAAGTTCATGTTACTAAGGGTGTGTAGTACCGGTTCTGAAACTGATTCCTAGAAGAAAGCGGtactagataaaaaaaaatgattcctagaaattaaaataaaactttaattctttacttaaattaatttaaagtcaagaatattaataaGTAatctttattcaaatattcaattaaaataaaactttaatggttcactttaattagtttaaagtcaaagaacattaaaaaagaaacaatgggggccaaaataaatgacagtgacttgcttaccctaaaatattatacttatacattataaacaaaatataataattattagtaattatttattcaaatattcattta
The sequence above is a segment of the Manihot esculenta cultivar AM560-2 chromosome 5, M.esculenta_v8, whole genome shotgun sequence genome. Coding sequences within it:
- the LOC122723704 gene encoding uncharacterized protein LOC122723704; the encoded protein is MRYHYEGHFIFSPNRIYENGRFMEKPNFDVDFISFFDILDDLKKDCGFDVIKGDKFYYLKADKALSDLDALIEVKDDTDVKNMMDSYKKFPSKPIDIYTLFRDYDILPNGLGDELPAVTVDHTSNQLQNPNATAATGSNTIKRKTRGPTRCLKITQLENGQKLPVEFDEDDQAIGDNATAFVWFLGQIIRSVSCYPLQVKQWNKITDDKLDHMWSTILVRKFILNYIHYKMIIIFLVLLSIIIFISYFFAKRKSSLLSILMQEREQFSVI